Genomic segment of Cottoperca gobio chromosome 23, fCotGob3.1, whole genome shotgun sequence:
tgcgtgcgtgtgcgcgtgcgtgtgcgtgtgtgtgtcaatacCAGTTGAgatgcttttcttctttgtttgatCGTTGACACTAAACTCGTctacctttgtttgtttttttgtgggaCAAATTAGTTGTGAGACAAAATGTCTCGCAACTATGCAGCAGTTTTAGTTGGAATGtagatttatttgatttgatataaaaTGACTCGACACTTCAGTGcattaaatgtgtaattcttttttttcttttctttttaaagctcTGAACAAGACAGAGATGAGTGGATAAAGGTACTGTTTTTaaaaatttattattattattattatttcatagattaggaaaatattaaatattctttCTTTCAGGTAATTCATGAAACCATTGACGTGTTTCAGAAGAAAAATGAAACCTTCAAATTAGTTTCGAAGGAGCTAAATGCAGAAGATTCAGTAAGTTTGATATTTCAGAAGAGGATCGTGTGACTTTATCATCACAAAATTAAGACtataaaactgtgtgtgtgttacagacgGAGGACCTCGGCCGACGTGCCCCTCGCTGGATCAGGGACAATGAGGTGACTTTGTGTATGAAATGTCAGGATCCTTTCAACGCACTGACCAGGAGGAGACATCACTGCAGAGCCTGTGGCTGCGTGAGTGACGTGCAGGTGTCATGTACACTGGGGACGATGGGGACACAACCTAACTTGTTCTAGGACAAGATGGCAGTGATGGTCTTCTGCTCCTCAGGTGGTGTGCTGGAAGTGTTCAGACAACAAGGTGGCTTTAGAGTATGACGGGAACAAGCTGAACAAAGTGTGTAAAGCCTGCTGCTCCATCCTGACCACTCGGAGAGGGGAGAATGCCGagggaaagaagagaaggaCGCTGGAGGTGAGCCCGGTGTGTTTGCTAAAGGTTAGAGGAGGTTTTTAGGCGCATACCATAGTCTAACAgtattgtgttttcttgtgttcTCCTAGTCGGAGGCATCTACAGTGTCCAGTGACTGCGTGCTGAGTGGCTTCCTGCTGTATGGTGACAACACAAAGACCTGCCAACGAGTGTGGTCTGTCCTCCCCCGGACTGAACCTCCGGTCCTCCACCTTTATACTGCTCCACAGGTAGGGATCAGTGTGACGTACTGTTTTAACCTTGAGTTTACAACGTAAGAggcctttttattgttttcaaacTCTTTCAATGGATTCATATTGGGATTACATCATTTATGGAGATATTATAACAAGAACATACTAACAATTTACTCAAATGATGTTAATACATCTGAGAGATTATCATTTGAagattgtggttttgtttttaaatcgcTCTTTACTTCAATGTGTTTGATGAATTGATTTTAATCCATCACAACAAAGAAATGCTGCATTAAATCTAACCCTACAGTAAAAGCCTTTAGTGATAGCttttaacactaaacacacGGATCCTGTAGGTGACACATTAAAGAACAGTGTCCTATGATGTCGCCAAACACAAATCTACTGTAGGTGTTAACTTAAGGTAATTACCTAAACGGTCACATAACTTTCATTGTCCTCAAACCATTCAGTAACTTCTCGTTCCCTGCATTTTGTGAGGTTTTTTCCCACAATATTGTTTGTCCAAAACCTCTTCTGCTACTTTTTAACATCAATATACAACTGACTAGTCTGTAGGGGTGACACAATGCATTAATGTATCTATTCAATGATGTAATATCATCAATGCTAAGGGAAAACATCAATACATATTGCCATCTAtcacaccttttttttattttgaaatttccATGGCCCGTCTGTGTCACCATTTTCCTAAATATTCAAACGGTGCTTAAACATGAGAAATGTTCAACTTTAACAACGATATAATATAGTATTGTGATGAAACTTGTGTTTTACGTCCAGACTGGTTAGTGTGACGTCACTGCATATTCTCTATTAGACGGGAGAGCGTGTTATTCTGTTGCAAACCCCCCCTGTaggacaaaaacatgtttcataCAAAATCTGGCAATGCTCAGCTTCAACCTTTGCATCCATCGCCTGCTTTCTATCCCTTTCATTCGACCCCTCCATCTCCAGGGTGTGAAGCCCCTGTCCAGTATAACTCTCCTGGGCTGCAGTGTGGAGGATTCCCCTCAGGAGCTCCGGGGTCAGCCTTGTTTCCGTCTAAGCCGATCCAAAACCACCCACACGTTCTCCTGCGACGGCTTGGACCTCAAACTGAGCTGGCTGGCTGTTCTGAAAGATGCTGTGGCGGGCGGGCGGCGTACTCTCAGTGGCCATGAATGCACCACCGATGGCTTCGGATGTGTCGATGATGGACATGTGCGTCCTGATGAGGAACTTCTCATCTTTGACGATTCCTGAACATTTGAGTCCAGGAACTCGTAGAGGCATGAACATGGAACAGGCGAACGTCCATCGATGTTACATTGATGTTAAAGTCGGTAGCTTtgaaattaacatttaataattaatgaaaTCTGAAAAGTGAAATTCATAATAATATTCAGACTGAGAACTGTGTTTTCCTCACAAGTGGTGATGCACTTTATTTCTGAAACggtttacagtaaaataaataaagtgaaggtGTTTTAATATGACTCTGACTATCCTTCAACTACAAACAATGGCCGCTCCAGCTCTGTACACGCGGTCGAAGGTGCCATGCGACGTGAAGATATGTTGAGGTTGTTTTCCTACAGCAGACAGTTAAACACGTAAAGGCTCTGTGGGATCACACTTGCctttataaaacacattcagcTGATCCCATTGCTTCACAGATAATGTTACAGCAATTGAATATTTACACTCCAAACGATTAACAGCTaaagaaactgtaaaaaaaaaaaaaaacatttaaaaagagatgATGATCCATGATCACAGTAAAACATTAACTAttagtttgttgtgtgtgtgtgtgtgtgtatatgtttattcCAGAAGCACATTAACTTTATGATTTGACTTCATGTCATTTCATTAGACTTGTCTATTTCAGCGCATGTGTTTTCAAGTTGCAAGTTGCAGATGTAACGAGTTCCTCTGGAGGACATTTGTGGAACGTTGCTGTTCCaaattaaaactaaactaaacctgATCTATAGAGTTATGCAGAAATCCTAAATATCTCATTGACCtgcttaaagctgcattaatcagGATTTATTAATATACTAACAGACTCATGGAATGTGAAAGAGGTCGTTGACAACCCTGCTGAGGATTATCACTAATCTTTGAACTCTCAGGAGCTTTAAGCCTTAGCTAgttatggttttatttattatttaaacagttaCTGTATGACTCAACCTCACTACATCAGCCATGTTTCCAGCTTAACAGGAGACGTACAAACTTAGCAGGTAGCAAGAAAAGAAAGTCCAATAGTTGGTAAAAGCTTGTGTCCCTTTGTGTTAAACAGAAACGATGTACTAGCTGTGCGTTACTTAGAAACTTGATTACTGCAGCGTTAAGACTCTCAAGCACCTTGTTTCTTTCACAACATGAGCTTCCAACAAGTGCGACCTCTCTGTTGACGGAGCCAAAAGCATAAGCTGCTATAGTGTGCTTCCAAACATACGGAGCCTAAAAGTTCTAGTATTTCACATTCTCTGTGATCTATTCTGCAGGCGGTAGTTGTTAAATGAATCATCTCAGAGTCTCTGAATGGAGAGAATCATCTAAAGTTGTGGACTCGCCACATGAAGGTCTGTGTCCTGATGCTGGAGCTGAAAAAACACAACCGGACATTAGAGAAAAGCATTAAGGACTAACCTTTGTGTAACTGTGCACTCTTCTGAACTGCCTTTTTAAATCACCTGCTGGACATCATTAGAACATCTGATTTGTTCTAAACTCAGGCCAAAGATAATTAGTCTTAACATTAAATGGCAAGCTGGTCATTTTGACGCATTAAGTTAAACAGCAGTGCTCACAGACATGGCTCTTCAAACATGGAGGTCCTGATGTCGACATGGAGGCTTAAAAAATGAGATTTTTGAATCCAGCACTTGATACAAGGAAAGCAACACTGGCAGAGAGGTGGACCCCATGTCCCACATACGCTGACACACGATACCTAAAGGGGGGAGGGAACAGGATTATTTACAGGACGGCTacctctcctcttcactttcATACATCAATACGCAGTTTTGTTCACAGATAATCTCCAAATCACTGGCTTCATCTTGGAGGAAGTCTCTTGTGTTCTCATTCAAATTTATGTCCGAGTACAGTTCAGGCCACGTTAGTATTTATTTGATCTTATGTTGGGTTTGCAGCTGCCATCCATGGCATTCAAACATGGCTCAGTCCTGCAGCTGTAATGATCCAGAGAATCACTTTCAGTCGGGTGAGTCGTCCGTCTTTATGAAGCTGTATCAAGTAGAACTGACCACATTACTCTTGGTTGTAGTACATGAGAGTTGACTCGTGCCATCAGGTTGTGAGGGAGCAGAATTACGTTGAACAAAAGAAGCACGGGGAGATATACAACAAAAGGTTTCCTACAGAAACAGTCCTGAAGACTCCAAGAAGCCCGTAGTGCAGCACTCCACGTGTGCTCGGTGCTAATAGACACCCACTTTAAAACCAGCAGGGATGAAAGGCGGAGAGCCAGCTGTCCATGATCTCTCAACTGCAGCACAGCTGCTCCGACACCAGCAGGGTGTCGTAACCATAGATCtccagcaggtggagcaggAAGAGCCTGTCTCCATGGGGATCCAGACCCATGGCCCTCACACTCTCCTGGGTCAGCGTGGGGTCGGGGCTCCCGGCCACCTCGCTGAGGGTCTGGAATATCCTGTTGTTCTGCTCCAGGAAAAACCTGGATGAGTCAACATTAGAGGGAAGGATGAGCAGGGGAGTTTTtataatttagaaaatatatacaaatttGACTTTTCCACAGTGTTTTGTCCTGTGTGCATTCCTCCCACACTCTTGTGGTTTTcatttcaagtctttatgctgAACAATAGCAGTGATTAGACGGGAAAAGCACAAAAGAAATGAGCAGAAATCTTTCCTTTGCGAGTTAATAACTACAGTTcctgtgagaggaggaggaagctcGGGCTctttttgatttgatgtttGTGACTTAATAAAAAGATCATGTTGTGTCTGCTCTGCGTAAAGTAGTTAACCAGCAAGTTACGGCTCCACTGGGAGGGTGAAAGTGTCATGTTGTACTTACAGAATAAAAAGATCCTCTTCGCTGGACACACAGTCTCCATTCTCCTCCTGGGAGTACAGCAACATCTGCctgcgcatacacacacaaacacacactttacttcaAAGAacctgcaggacagagtgcactGTTTGTGATGTACATACACATGTGATGTGAACCTGTGGTACACATGGTGCTAGCAGCAGTGCGAGGCTATAATAAGCACTTGATACTCAAACAGGAGAAATAGTGAATCTGTTGTGGACTATTTTCTAGCCGCGGAGTAATGcacattttgaattatttacGACAGCAGTGTAGTtgtgattgagtgtgtgtgtgttcatcgtGACtaagtgcaacagtgtggctcattggcacagagggagaagaaataTCAAACCTGATGTCAGTGTCACTTACCTCTGTTCAGTCAGTTTGCGATatttctccctgtctgcggTGCTGAGGCGGAGCAGAGGCTTCAGGCCGTCCCTGTAGGTCTTTACATTCTGATTGTCTACATACACATCATACAGATCCTTCTTCTCCTCAAAGATCTTCTCAGTAGTACctaaatatgcaaacacacacatgatctCCACCATTTGAGATGCAGGAGATGCTAATCGTACCTGCAAAGAGACCAACTAGTCCTTTTTTAGTGAGGATTATTGGACATTCACTAGCATCCACTTACAGGCCACGTAGGAGAGCTCGTTCTCCAGAGCGCTGATATCCGCTACGTTAACATAGAAGAAGGGGCGGAACTCCGGCACAGTCACGCCGATCCCAGGGATGGAGATGTTTGCCAggcaacagcagcagtacaCTGAGAGGGACGTGGAGGTGGAATTAGAAAAATAATGAgtgtgggagagaaagagagcgacagtgtgtgtgtgtgtgtgtgtgtgtgtgtgtgtgtgtgtgtgtgtgtgtgtgtgtgtatatatatatgatagtcAGTAACCTCTGACTTGAATTGATTAATTATCAGTCAACTATATCAAACTGATATTTATGTAATCAGCTTTGAATATAATTATTTGTAAAATACACTATTTTGATTACTTGCCAAAAGCaagataagaagattgataccacccTATTCAATATACAGTTTGAGCCTAGCATAAAGATGAAAGTTCAGCAACAAGTTCAGTTTTACACAGATTCAGATTCATAAAGCATGTTGATCAGTGATCTGtcgaggtgctggtaggtgcaGTTTCCagtatttgtgctaagctaagcagctgcCGGCTCCAGCTTCATAGTAAACGGACACGAGATCTCAATCTTCTCATTTGACTCTCGGATGCATAACTCCCAAAATGTAAATCCATCTCACCTCTGTAGCAGACCACGCCCACAGGTGGAGGGGAGAAGATGAGGATGCGTCTGCGAAGGAGAGCCAGCTTCCACAGCACCATGATCTGCTCCCCGAAGAAGCGGATGAACTGGGACATGCAGCCTGCAGGGTGGGTGATCTGCACCACAGGCAGTCAAACACAGAGGCGCACAAGGTGACTGAGTTGtacagtgtaaaaaaacaaacagcagctgacATTCTAGGAGAGGAAATGTCCTTCCTACCTTCATCTCAGGGTGCATGCTGTGGTTGATTGCAGCTCCCCAGGCATTAGCTGGACATGCAGTAACAACACCGTCACCACTGGGGGGCAGAAGTGCTCTCTTGTCCTCATAGAAGGCTTCCAGGGGAGAGTAGTGTCCCGGGGTCTGCAGCTGGAGCCTGCAGCAGAGGACAAAAAGTGACATTCAGGGACATTTAAACTGGTAGATTTTAACCTTAAAAATCAGCTTACTTTTAGGACAGCTTGTCACAAGGTGCAGAAAACGTACAACGACAATACAGTTTCAGTAGagttcatatgtgtgtgtatgtatttccCTGTAGCTTAGAGGAGTACTGCTGTGGATGGGACAACTGCTGCTTTTTGGTATAAACACACACCTTGATTTTTTCTCCAAATagtatattttcaaaatgacttTGACAATTGTTCTGCACAGATTTTAAATTGGAGACCTAAAATGTGGAATGCATGTGGTGAGCAGTCACTAACAcgtgtattattatattgtggGGAAGAATGATCAGCTGCAGCTctttgtaacacacacacacacacacacacacacacacacacacacacacacacacaagaaggaAAGAGCTGGTGTTACACAGATGTAAGAAGGCGTAAACAAAACGGTCAGTTTAGAAATATCAagttctcttttcatcacactctcactcacacacacactcacacacacacacacacacacacacacacacacacacacacacacacacacacacacactcttcattaAACTGCAGGGGATCGGATGTCAGTCTGGTAAATATAATGCCACCAAAGTCCAGAGGGAAAAGTAAATCATGTTAAGACTTTGTTAATGATTCTCCACTTGTTACTATCTGATCAGGACTGACTAACTATTATATGCATCTGTGATTAATCTCTTGTTagataattaatcatttatttagcATTAACCCATCACAACTTCAGCCTACGGTAGATTTACACACAGCTTTCTTTTTATGTGTCTACTGTACCAACATGTTAGGCTGCAATTATCGAAGCCAACACACATCTCCATGTATCACTCCTGTCCTCCTTGTTAGCATCATTAGCATTTCCCTGTATAACTAATGAGTTCTGCTAGCTGCAAGTGCCAGGAGAAGACAGAAatagagggaaggagagaaaagagagaaagtatCCACAAATTCCTAAATCACCGAATGACAGTGAGCACTTTATATAAAACCTCATGGCAGTCAGCAGATGGGAGTCTTGAGAGAGCTACGTGAGGAATGATGAGTAAAGATTGGAGGTCAGGAGTGTGGGAACTGAGCAGGATCGGggaaagcagagagaaagaggactGAATACAGAGAGAGCTGTGTTCAAAGACAAAGTGTGACAGGGGTGCGACACATGTTGGGATTAAACAAGTTCAGGTGACTCTACACAACAACAAAATTATTACTGGGGTTTAAATAGTGTTGTGTTAATGTATGGGAAGAGAAAACAGGAGTCACGGAAAGTGTAAGTGGTGTGTTtgagggaaaagagaaaagaggaactTGGAGAGTCCCACTAGCAGCCCTTGGTGGCCACATGTGAACTTACCTGAGGACTCATATTGACGTCCCTCAGTGGTCAGAGCGTCAAGGGACAAACTCtcagtgaacattttaaatacttgaaAGAGATTTTGATGGTGATCAATTTCCTGGTTCCAACTTCAAAAATGAGgttataattatgttttttaaactgAACGTCTTTGACTTTCAATATAAGTTTTAAGGCCAACATGGAAAGTCCTTAAAAGTGCGCAGTTGTCACATTTAATCTGTGGGAAATTGTGATGTGCATTGTTCCTTATTTTGTGAcattgagttttttaaagcctgtTATTCAGTGAGCGTAATATCTCCTGCCATGTGCATTTAACAAACCAGCTCCACTTACCTGACCTGGTGCTCCAGGAAGCTCATGTAGCGGTAGAGCAGCGTATAGGACGGAGACAGGATTCCCACCGACTTCATCCTCGCCCCCCTCTCCACCGCGCTCTCCACCGCCATGTTGGCAAAGCAGGCGAGGCCAAAGTAGCAGCCCTTCCGGAAGTAGCTGTGGatggggggggagagagatgaagCCATGAGTAATGAAAAGCGAAGGCACTGCCAGATGGCTGGGCTACAGGCaacagtttgtgtgtctgtcctgcCAGGAGGAAGACATGGGGCCGCATCCTAATACTGACAATAAGCTTCCCCCACTTGTGTCCTTCAGGATGTAAAGAAGGTGAACGACTTCCTCCATTGTGCAAATGCTTACATGAAGTCTGTGGTGACCCTGTGGGAGCCGCTGGCGATGGCTTTGAACTCCACTCCCTCCAGGTCCATGTCTTTGGGCAGACACCACTCCAGCATGTTCCCTATCACACCCACACAACAGATAacgtcacaacacacacacaaagcactaATGCAAGACCAGACGGTAAATATAGTATCACCATTTCATTTCAGGTTCATGAAACAGCAGTGACACCGCCCGACTGGATTCCTTGAAATTCATTTTGTGAAGGCTGAGCACTCGAGCGGCAGCTGAGCAAATATGGTCTGAATAGGagcagagagacggaggaggtGACTCAGCCAGTGTGGTTTTCAATCTAATCATTGGCTACATATTAGCTCAGTCAGAGGAGTTTCTACAGGAATATAAGTCCAGACGTCAGAGCCTACAGGTCTGTATCATCCCCCTGCGGTGCAACACCAAAGATGCTCTCTTACCACTTTGACAGCTGCTATCGACTTTAAGTATTTAGCTTTGAGTATGATGCAGTGCCCATCAAAGCTATTTCctgtacacacagacaagtAGTAAAAGGCCACTAGAGACATAAGATTGTTTCATTACTTATTGAACATGCCATTTGTGAACACAAGCACATGAGAATGCTTCGCTTTGTAACGTGGCTCTTGATGTTTGACTAAATTCTGTAAGAAATGATCAATATGGTGTCTCTTTGAGCCTCATGCAGAGTTATTTCAGGTGAAGTActaaaatgaataatttaacCGACTGCAATTGATCCTCTACTTGCTCTCGTACAGAGACTCTGAAATGTTTGAGGTCTCATTtgttcacttaaaaaaaaaaggaactgtGGTGTCTTTATGACATTGTTGCATGTCTTCACCGCTTCTTCActtccctcatttcctgtcacttCTATGTTGCACTCTTTAATAAAAGGTACAATTAAATACCTCCAAAAAAACataagaaagggagaaaaactAAACTAGATATTTTTGTGTGAGCGATGAAATAGTTgccaatacaaacacatttaataatatacTGAATAAAAGGTGTTTTCCTCTACAGGTGCACATATAATGATGCACCACATGTAATATGTCACATGTATTTAGCTACTGTACTTTATCCTGATGTGATACATCCTAGATGTGGCATCAGCTCTTTAGTGGACTGAAAGAGTAACAGGGGTAACAATATTACCTGTAAGCATTGTTATAGTCTGTTGTAGCCTCaccctgctctgctgctctcctgACATGCTGCAAAATCATAAAGCACCAGCTCCACCCTGCAGGGAATCTCCTCTTTTCTCaatcattttgaaacatttattcttATGATTCTTACATTGATCAGCCCTCTATGTGAGTAACCTGTGTGGCTCTCCCTGTCTTCAACATGCCcgtcataaaaaatgtataggCCTGCTCTGCATAAACGACCAGCTGATTGATTTCCATCACAGACCTCATCCTGACATGTCTATTCTGTCGTGAGGCTACAAATGGCTTTTAATCATGTCTCTAAACTTATGGCCAGGTCAGAAAAAGCCACACCTGTAGAAGGTTCCGCAGACTTGGTACAAACATGCACTCTTCATTTTGGGCGTCAGACACAGGGATCGCTTGCATGAGACGAGGAAGAATTAATCTGCATTTTTCTATTTCCATAAACATGATCCTTTCCCTTCATATTGTCTGTTGTATTATAGCAATGATAATTCCATGTTGCATATGTTATGTCCCACCTGATCTGGTGTTGAATGTAACCACAAAGACTGACACGATCTGGTCCTTCTCCTCCCATTTCACCATCCTGTCCTCCAGCGACACCTCTGTCGGTTCTGAATCCGAGAGATGCTCCTCGTTGTCGGGATGCAGGGCTTCATCCCTGTCCGCCAGGTTGCTGGAGGTCGCGGGTGGGGCGCTGCAGCCGTCTGCGTTGGAGACAGACCTGCTGGGAGTGGGACCCCCTGGTCCGCTGCTCCACCCAAACCCAGGCGCGGAGCATCCTGGTGAGGTACGGCTGTTGGAGGGGCTCGCCAGTCGGTCCTTTGCGTGTGCTGCCGCCGGTGCTGCTCCGCTAGGCTTCTCCGCGGACGGAACCTCCTCCCAGTCCAGCAGAGGGGCTCGGTCCGACCGCTCCACCATCCTGTCGGCGGTCCCGCCTCGTCTGTCTCACCGcggattgtacagtaaatgatgTCTCAGCCGACAGGCACCAGGTCCATCCGTTGATAATTACAACTCAGAGCAATTCTCGCATTGTAAAGTTATTATTAATTGTTCAGAACGGTTGCATTTTGCATTAAATTAATGGTACGCGGAGCAGCTTTCACATCTATCTTTATAATCTTTCTTGTCTGAGGTGATCATAAATTTGATGCTGTTGGGAGAGGGCAACTCCTTCGTATAATGTGAGCTGCATTCAAGACAATTCACTAGTTACTGTGTCCGTTACCTTCAATAAGAATAGCtgttactttattttgtttaattttatatttaccCCATGATTTGCCTTTATATGTATTTACCTATGtctatttaatttaaagtattattctttatttttactacTGTATTGTTAAGTgatttaaaaagtgttaaataaaatttaaataaatagctGTTGTTGAACATTTGGGAACCCGACGCCGTTTTGGCTTCTTGAATGTACCCTGCACCAAATCGTCGAGTTGAATCTTCTTTTCACAAGGAGCACTTTCgattaaaatatttatgtttttataaatcagAATGATGTTTATAAAATCAAGAAGACTCCAAATGTGTCAACTATATTGTTAGCATTTTTTAACTTGTTATATTAGTTACTAGTAGTCAagtttactattatatatgCCAGTTTGAAATATGTTGAATGTTGCGAAACAAAATCAAAGGCAGAGTTGGTGACAGTTCAGCGACACGTCAACCACACGGAAGTCTTTCCaacctgctgctgttgctgaacGAAGGACCGTAGTCTTATCGAAATGGGTCAGTATTTCAACTGTCGAttgataaaatatgtatttttcctTTGAATACCTATAACCTACACGCGTATGAATAATTACATACCGTCAGATCTCTGTTTTGTGTCTGCCTGCTTCATTTAACGCGCAATGCGACTGTTgcctgctagctagctagctagctaacgttaactgttAGCTATTTACTGTGAATACCTTGCGTTTTCCATCCATGGTGGGTATTTTTGTGGAAAGCTCATAGCGTTTTGTCTCTACGCTattcaggctagctgttttatGACATCTACATAGTGACACCAAGGACATAATAGAAACTGCACGGCAACCTGCAGACTTCATTTAATTAAACCATACCATAACGTCAATCActgaagctaagctaaccccAGCTAACTTGCTCAACCACTAATACTGACAAGAAATTAGGCCACCAATGCAACTCCGGAAAAGAGCTGTTCCAGGTGCAGAGTAGCTCCCTCTTTTACGTTGAATTCACTCTTTTGTCtttcacatttctctctgtttctgtaaTTCTTCTAGCACTCAAAGTAACTACTATTTTGGCATTCGTTTTACCATtgattacatgttttattatttgagtTATGCAAGTTTATGCACAGTCACAATGATCAGCATTGGCTAGCACAGCCCAAATGATGTGCTACACCCAACACATCCACAAGTTCATGATGAAGCAAGCACATGTCTGCTGGTATAGTTGATAAATAATCCAAAGATACTTTTCTCAGCACTGATATCTTCTGTGTGTCAAACCTTCAGGTGGCTTCTTCTCCAGTCTCTTCTTCGGCCTGTTTGGCACCAGGGAGATGAGGATTCTGATCCTGGGTTTGGACGGTGCTGGAAAAACGACCATATTGTACCGGCTTCAGGTTGGAGAGGTGGTCACCACAATCCCCAGTATGTACTGGTTTTCTCTATTTCCTATTTCTATTTACATACTTATTTAGTCCTCCTCACACAACATCCTTAAATACATATCTGTTTATCAGATGCACTATTTTTCAACATAGTAGTGTGAGAATAACCTATGTATGCACAATCAGATTATGAATAATGCTTCTACATGGAGAGGCTTTGTTAACATGGGCTATCAGTCTGGTCGGCATTCTTCTTTCACACACTGAGTGTTTTGATTGGAGTGAAGCAAATAAAAAGTTAACTCATTTGAATTGGATTAATTACAGTTGATAGTTTGTCTGTTAGTAAAGGCAGCTGCAATActgggagaaaaacaaattgGTTGATTAAAAGGCCatcagaataaaacattatttgtacTATGTACCCATCAGTTTGTGCTGATCAGTTTTTCTACATTGAAATgggaatatacacacacacacacgctacttTAAAGCAATATTATTTAGCCTGATCAAAATCATGAGGACTTCTAAAGGTATTCTGGTCATCTGTTGACAGGTTTGGAAATGCATGTTGATTTAATGACGTATTTAAATATCCTGACTTGTATGTATGCAGTCGATTGCACAACAGTTCCTTCA
This window contains:
- the LOC115028447 gene encoding protein LCHN-like, coding for MVERSDRAPLLDWEEVPSAEKPSGAAPAAAHAKDRLASPSNSRTSPGCSAPGFGWSSGPGGPTPSRSVSNADGCSAPPATSSNLADRDEALHPDNEEHLSDSEPTEVSLEDRMVKWEEKDQIVSVFVVTFNTRSGNMLEWCLPKDMDLEGVEFKAIASGSHRVTTDFIYFRKGCYFGLACFANMAVESAVERGARMKSVGILSPSYTLLYRYMSFLEHQVRLQLQTPGHYSPLEAFYEDKRALLPPSGDGVVTACPANAWGAAINHSMHPEMKITHPAGCMSQFIRFFGEQIMVLWKLALLRRRILIFSPPPVGVVCYRVYCCCCLANISIPGIGVTVPEFRPFFYVNVADISALENELSYVACTTEKIFEEKKDLYDVYVDNQNVKTYRDGLKPLLRLSTADREKYRKLTEQRQMLLYSQEENGDCVSSEEDLFILFFLEQNNRIFQTLSEVAGSPDPTLTQESVRAMGLDPHGDRLFLLHLLEIYGYDTLLVSEQLCCS